A portion of the Pseudobacteroides sp. genome contains these proteins:
- a CDS encoding DUF4491 family protein has protein sequence MNFPSHCNKIRILLRSIQEIIKQEERVLKGWFPHNPKKKEK, from the coding sequence ATGAATTTTCCATCCCATTGTAATAAAATCAGAATATTGCTGAGGAGCATTCAAGAAATAATAAAACAGGAGGAACGAGTATTAAAAGGGTGGTTTCCACATAATCCGAAGAAAAAAGAAAAATAG
- a CDS encoding helix-turn-helix domain-containing protein: MEKKEFLAGCIIIGASIIICSFILKDSNLLRSFIPTSAGQSVSVPSDFSIRQNDIIGIYDAAAYLGMDDSSLVSAINSNKLRGLPYTKINNNYIFSRKLIEQWVQEAAKSNKSYLE, translated from the coding sequence ATGGAAAAGAAAGAATTTTTAGCAGGATGTATAATTATTGGTGCATCAATAATAATATGTTCGTTCATTTTAAAAGACAGTAATTTGTTGAGAAGTTTCATTCCTACATCGGCAGGACAAAGTGTATCTGTACCTAGCGATTTTAGTATTCGGCAAAATGATATAATTGGAATTTATGATGCAGCTGCGTATTTAGGAATGGATGATAGTAGTCTTGTAAGTGCTATTAATAGCAATAAGTTAAGGGGGTTACCATATACCAAAATTAATAATAACTATATTTTTAGTAGAAAGCTAATTGAACAATGGGTTCAAGAAGCTGCAAAAAGTAATAAGAGTTATTTAGAGTGA